Within the Streptomyces sp. NBC_00353 genome, the region CCGTCGTACGCGAAGTCGTCCGGCAACCGGAAGGCGGACTGCGGCACGGGCTCCTTGGTGCCACCGGGCTCGGTCCACTTGAGGTGCAGGTTGGACCCGCCGAAGTGTTCGAAGTACTCGACCTTGAAGTCGTAGGCCTTGCCCGCGGTCAGCTCGACCAGCTGCGAGGTCTGTTCCTTCTCCCAGTCGTCGACCCAGTGGTCGATGACCGGCTTTCCGTCGATCCAGAGACGGAACCCGTTGTCCCCGATCATCGAGAAGACATGGGAACCGGTCTTCTCCGGCACGATCTTCCCGGTCCACCGGATGCTGGCGTCGTCGGCCTGCCCGGTGGCCGAGCTCAGCCGCGATTCGAGGGTGGGGAAGTCGATGTCCGGATCGAATCCGGTGGCCTTGAGCTGCCCGAAGTCGAAGGCCCCTGGGGCGGACTGCGTGTAGTACTCGCCCTTCAGACCATGCACTTCGGCGGTGCCGCCGGGGTCCGGGGCGGCGGACGCGGCAGGCACACCGGACAGCCCGGCGACGCCGAGAGCGGCGGCGAGAAGCAGGACGACTTTCTTTCTGATGCGCACGGATCCTCCTTGGTGAGGAAGGGTGGCGGCTCGTTGCAACAGGATGTACAACGTTGGAAGGAACGACAGTTGGCATGACAGCACGACTCCCGTTCCACTGTCCAGGTGCATGACAGCGCGAAGGAGAGGGCCGGAGAGAAGCCTCGGAACGCCAGCAACGGACCGGCCGGCAAGACGGCCGCGCCGCCCCTTGGCCTGCGCATTCCTGGCCGCCTCCACCTCGTCGCACGCGGGCCGGCGCCATGCCGCCCGCGCGGTCCGGTCCGCTCCTGTCAGCGTCGCGGCCGACGCCGCCGAGCGGAATCTCGCCGACGGCCGACGTCTGTCATGGAGAGAGCGACGGAGCGGAAGCGCCCGGCCGGCAATCGAAGACGCAGTCCCCGCAGAGGCCGGCGCCCGGGCACCGGTAGTAGAGGCAACAGCTGTTCCTGCGGAATGCCGGGGTGTGCGGGGTCCCGGTGGTCCGCAGGTCCGGGTGGTCGAAGAGTTCGGCGGCCAGGGTGCGGGCCCGGTGCGCTGCGTCGGGGCGCTGGTGGGCGCGGGCCCAGGTGATCAGCTCGCGCAGCGCTCCGGCCAGGGCCGAGCCGGCATTGCCCCACAGCAGCCGGGGTGCGATGTGTCCGTCCCGTTGGATCGCGTCCGCGAGCGGTACGAGGTGGCCGTACTGGACGCACTCGCGGATGCGGTCCGCGGTGCCCGGCAGCGTGTCTGCGGAGTCGAGCCACAGGTCGTCCGGCGCGGGGTGCTGCGGATCCCAGCGGAGTGCGGCAGGGGAGAGATCCGGGAAGCGACCGGAGAGGACGGCCGGTCCCAGAGCGGTCGACCAGAGGCGGGCGGCCAGCCCCAGGTGCGCGACGGACGCGGCGACCCTGCGCTCGGGGGTACGCAACCGGGCGGCAACGGTGTCGATGCGGGCCGTGAGCGGTGCCGTCTCCCCCGCGTACAGGAGGGCGAGCGGACGGTGCGCGCCGCCGGGCACCGGTGTCCCGCGCAGGGCGAAGAATCCGCCCACCGACGCCGCCCCGGCCTGCTCCATGCGCTGCTCCTTCACGGGCTCCCCCGGTCACTCGTAGTGACGACCCGGCCGCCCCTGGGGCCGGGTCCCACCGTTCACCGTATCCGTGCGGATGATCGTCCTGAGGCTCGGCGGGGAGAGGACTACCGTCGGGAGGAGGACACAAAAACCACTCCCCTACTACCAAAGCAGTACGTCGGAACGCCGTCTCAGGGACGACGACTCGGCGGCTTTGAAGGGCCATCGTGGTGTACATGAGCTTCCTTGCACTGTCCGTGCTGCTGTCACTGATCTCCGCGGTCGCCTACGCGGCCGGGGCGATCGTCCAGGAGCGCGTCGCCACTGCCGGAGACGGCCGTTCGTTCGCCCCTCTGCGCAACCGCGTCTGGTGGGTGGCGGTGGCGTTGAACGGTGTGGGTGCGGTGCTGCATGTGGTGGCGCTGGCGTACGGCCCGCTCAGCCTGGTGCAGCCGCTCGGCGCGCTGACGATCGTCTTCGCCCTGCCGATGGCGGCGCTCTTCGCACGCCGCCGGGCCAGGGCGACCGCCTGGCGTGGCGCGATCATGGCGACCGTCGGTCTGGCGGGTCTGCTCGCTCTCACCGGCAACAAGGAGTCGCACACCCTGGGCGGCCCGGAGCAGCTGATGCTGGCGACCGTGACGTTCGGTGGCGTGGCGCTGCTCGTGCTGGTCGCGAAGGGCATGCGGCCACCGGTGGTACGGAGTGTGGTCCTGGCCGGGGCCGCCGGTGTCGCCTTCGGTATCGCGTCGGTGTTCACGAAGACGGTCGCGATGCAGTGGGCGTCCGGTTCGGTCGGCGCGGGGCTGCCCTCGCTCGTGGTCATAGCGGCTCTGGCGTCGGCCGGGCTGCTGCTGTCGCAGTCCGCGTACCGGGGTGCCGGCCTGACCGCGCCGCTGGCGACGGTGACTGTGGTGAACCCGGTGATCGCCTCGGCAGTCGGCATCACATTGTTCGGTGAGCAGTTCCAGCACGGCACGGCGGGCGCGCTCCTGGCGCTCGGCTGCGGTGTGGTCGCCGCGGGCGGGCTGATCATGCTGATGACGGAACGGCTGGACGCGGAGCAGCGCGAGGGGCAGCGGGTGCTCCCGGCAGGTCCGGATGTCCCGGAGGTTGCCGCGGAGGGCGCCGGGGACGCTGCGGAGGCCGAGCCCGTGCTGGTCGTTTCTCCCGAGCCCGGAAGGGCCACGGCCGTGGCCGTCGGGGCAGCCCCGCCCACCGCTGCCGCCGAAACGCTTCCGGCGCCTCTCAAGCTGGCTGTCACGATGCCGCTGGAGCGGCGACGGGTGGGGCAGGTCGACTTCGGTGGCTCCGCACGGCAGCCGCGCACCGGTTCGGGACGGCGAGGTGCGCTGTCCGCCGAGGACGGTGGCGCCGGCGATCCCACGGCGCTGCACAGGACCGTTCAGACGTTGACGCCGCCCGCCCGGAGGTAGGACAGCGGATCGACGTCGGAGCCGTAGCCGGGCCCCGTACGGATCTCGAAGTGCAGGTGCGGTCCGGTCGCATTGCCCGTGGAACCTGACCGGGCGATGCGCCGGCCGCCGCTGACGTGCTGGCCCTCGCGCACCAGCAGCGCGGACAGGTGGGCGTACTGGCTGTACTTGCCGTCGCTGTGCCGGATGACGATCTCGTAGCCGTACGCCCCCGCCCACCCTGCCGAAACGACCGTGCCGGAGGCCACCGCCTCGACCGAGGTGCCGGTGGGGACGGGGAAGTCGACGCCCGTGTGGTGGCCGCTCGCCCAGGAACCGGCCTGGTGGTACGCGGTGCCGACACGGGTCGCCGACACCGGTGCGACGAGCCCGGAGCCCTTCTCGGTCCGCTTCGGCTGCGCCTTCGCCGGCTGGTGCGGCCTCGTCGGCCGGTGACTAGGCTTCGCGGGCTGGTGCGGGTGGGTCTTCTGCTTCGCTTCGGCCGACCGGCTCGGCTTCGCGGCGGGCCTGGTTCCGCTCTTCGGGCCGGCCTGCGGGGTGGCAGCCACATCCAGGGCGAGTCGCTGGCCCGGGAAGATCAGATCGGGGTCGTCGCCGACGACCTTCCGGTTCGCCGTGTAGAGGCGCTGCCAGCCGCCCTGCACATGCTCGGTCGCCGCGATCCCGGAGAGGGAGTCGCCGCGCGCGACGGTGTACGACTCGCGCTTGCCGGGCACCGTGGTCGGGGTGGCGGGCGCGGCCGTCTTCTTCGTCTTCGGGTTCGCCTTCTTGGGCGTGGAGGTCGTTGCCGACGAGGCATCGACAGGACCGCCGGTCCGTTCCGACTGCGGCGTGACGTCTGGGGCGCCGCCGCCCCGCGTCAGGCCCGCCCTCACGGAGCAGGTCGGCCAGGCACCCGGGCCCTGTGCCTTCAGCACCTTCTCCGCGACGGATATCTGCTGTTCCCTGGTGGCCAGATCGGCACGTGGGGCATGGACCGTGCCCCCGTATGCCGCCCAGGTCGACCGATTGAACTGCAGCCCGCCGAAGTAGCCGTTGCCCGAGTTGATGTGCCAGTTGCTGGTGGACTCGCAGGCGGCGACCTTGTCCCACACATCGGCCGATGCGGCGCCCGCCGAGGCGGCGGTGATGAGGGGGAGCGCGATGCCCGCGCCGCCCGCCGTGACCGTGAGCGAGGCGCGGTTGATGCGGCTCGGCTGGTATCTGCGGTGTCGTCCGTTCGCGGCCATGACTTGGCTCCCCCACTGGCTGTAGGACACGTCGCAAGCGGTCAACTTATGGGCAGACAACGGGTGATGACAAGGCAGTGGCCGAGACCTGCCGGTCCTGGACGGATCGGGGAGCGCAGGACGGGCTTCATGGTGCCGGGGTGCGGTGGCGGTTGCGTACGACGTCGGCTGCCGTGAGGAGCCGGGCCGCGGGCACGTTCGGTGGCGCGTCCGCCGTACGGCGACGGCCGCCCCGTGCCAGGAATTCGGCCAGTGGGAGCGTCGCCGCGCCAAGGGTGACCGCGTCCGGGCCCAGCCGGCCCATCTCGACCGTGGTGCGGGCCGCCGGGTGCCGGAGCGCGTACTCCTGCGCGTACCGGCGGATGTCCGGAATCAGATGCGGTCCGATCAGCAACCCCGCCCAGCCGCCCAGCAGGATGCGTTCGGGCAGGAACAGGTTGACGAGGTCGGCCAGGGCCGCGCCGAGGCATTCGGCGGTCTCGTCGAGGATGGCGAGAGCGACCGGGTCGGGATCCGGGCCGTCGCCATCGGGGTACGCGGCGGCCAGGAGCGCTGCCAGCGCGGTTTCGTCGTCGGCGTCGCGGGGCAGCGGGCCACCCGCCTCGTGCCAGCGTTCGCGCATGGCCTGCGCACCCGCGTACGCCTCAAGGCAGCCGATGGACCCGCAGCGGCAACGGCGGCCGCGCAGCTGCACCGTCGTGTGCCCCCATTCCAGCGCCATGCTGCTGCGGTCCTCGTCGAGGATGTCGCCCCGGTTGACGCAGGCGCTGACCCCCGATCCGATCAGGGCGATCACGGCGGCCTCCGCGCCGCGTCCGCCGCCGA harbors:
- a CDS encoding (2Fe-2S)-binding protein — encoded protein: MEQAGAASVGGFFALRGTPVPGGAHRPLALLYAGETAPLTARIDTVAARLRTPERRVAASVAHLGLAARLWSTALGPAVLSGRFPDLSPAALRWDPQHPAPDDLWLDSADTLPGTADRIRECVQYGHLVPLADAIQRDGHIAPRLLWGNAGSALAGALRELITWARAHQRPDAAHRARTLAAELFDHPDLRTTGTPHTPAFRRNSCCLYYRCPGAGLCGDCVFDCRPGASAPSLSP
- a CDS encoding DMT family transporter — protein: MVYMSFLALSVLLSLISAVAYAAGAIVQERVATAGDGRSFAPLRNRVWWVAVALNGVGAVLHVVALAYGPLSLVQPLGALTIVFALPMAALFARRRARATAWRGAIMATVGLAGLLALTGNKESHTLGGPEQLMLATVTFGGVALLVLVAKGMRPPVVRSVVLAGAAGVAFGIASVFTKTVAMQWASGSVGAGLPSLVVIAALASAGLLLSQSAYRGAGLTAPLATVTVVNPVIASAVGITLFGEQFQHGTAGALLALGCGVVAAGGLIMLMTERLDAEQREGQRVLPAGPDVPEVAAEGAGDAAEAEPVLVVSPEPGRATAVAVGAAPPTAAAETLPAPLKLAVTMPLERRRVGQVDFGGSARQPRTGSGRRGALSAEDGGAGDPTALHRTVQTLTPPARR
- a CDS encoding transglycosylase family protein; amino-acid sequence: MAANGRHRRYQPSRINRASLTVTAGGAGIALPLITAASAGAASADVWDKVAACESTSNWHINSGNGYFGGLQFNRSTWAAYGGTVHAPRADLATREQQISVAEKVLKAQGPGAWPTCSVRAGLTRGGGAPDVTPQSERTGGPVDASSATTSTPKKANPKTKKTAAPATPTTVPGKRESYTVARGDSLSGIAATEHVQGGWQRLYTANRKVVGDDPDLIFPGQRLALDVAATPQAGPKSGTRPAAKPSRSAEAKQKTHPHQPAKPSHRPTRPHQPAKAQPKRTEKGSGLVAPVSATRVGTAYHQAGSWASGHHTGVDFPVPTGTSVEAVASGTVVSAGWAGAYGYEIVIRHSDGKYSQYAHLSALLVREGQHVSGGRRIARSGSTGNATGPHLHFEIRTGPGYGSDVDPLSYLRAGGVNV
- a CDS encoding ROK family transcriptional regulator; the encoded protein is MAERAGRTVRDLRRGNRARVLQRLYFDGPLSRQELGPATGLSSGSISNVVAELAAEGILEEAGIVDSDGGRPRTLLRVAPGGGLLIGIDIGETRVRVELFDLSLTELARTERLLAQDGYDVERIVGHVGSGVADVLRAAGADADASARRLLGIGIGVPGIVERASRERAVGEAPRAPGEVGAVVHGQTIGWCDVPFERLLRDAVDVPVDVPLFIDNGAKSLGQAEMWFGGGRGAEAAVIALIGSGVSACVNRGDILDEDRSSMALEWGHTTVQLRGRRCRCGSIGCLEAYAGAQAMRERWHEAGGPLPRDADDETALAALLAAAYPDGDGPDPDPVALAILDETAECLGAALADLVNLFLPERILLGGWAGLLIGPHLIPDIRRYAQEYALRHPAARTTVEMGRLGPDAVTLGAATLPLAEFLARGGRRRTADAPPNVPAARLLTAADVVRNRHRTPAP